From Cystobacter fuscus DSM 2262:
CGAAGGCGCACTCGGAGTAACCGACGATCTCCCCGCCCACCTCGTAGACGAGCTGTTCGATCCACTCGGAGGAGTACACCTCGAGGAAGCGGCGCTTGGAGCGGGGCCGCTGGTATTCCACCGTCTCCCGGTTGACGTCCCGGAAGACGAGCTTGAGGAACTCCCAGGCCCGGTTGAGGTCACGGCGGTGGATGCGGCGCACGCGGACTTCCAGGGGCCCCTTGTGGGAGGGAGCGGGCGATTTCGTCTCGGCCATGCTCCACGTCCTAGCCGACTCGGCGTGGCGATGCGCGAACAACCGCATGAGAGGGCAGGCAAGGGCGTACGGCCGTCCGGGGAGGGGGCTTTTCCAGGCGTGGGCATCCGGTATCCTTCGGGACGCGGCCACCCTGGCCCGCCAAGAAAGGGGTCTCATGCCCAGGCGTCGTACGCCCTCGGTTCGGAGCGTCCGTCCGCACTCCATGTCGAGCACGAGGGGGAACGGATGACGTTCAAGCAGAAGGCTTCCGTCCTGCCCATGGTGGCCACGCTCTTTCTCCTGCTCATCCTGGCGATCGTTTTGTTGGTGGGGCGGGACGTGTACCGGCTGAACGCGCGCATCATCCACGGCTACTCGCCCGCGATCGCCTCGATGCGGCAGTTCGACTCGCTGGCGTCCCTGTTGCGCTGGCACCTGCGCGACCAGTCCCCCGCGGGAGACGCGGCGCGCCGGGCGGCGATGCTGCAACTGGCGGCGGAGTTCGAGCGGGAGCTGGCGCGCGTGCAGGACAATCCGGTGATGGAGCCGGGGCGGTTGCGGATGATGCGCGAGGCCTTCGAGGCGTTCTGGGAGGTGTCCCAGCGCGCCGGGCCCGGGGAGATGGACCTGGTGCTGGAGCGCCACGCGGCGCTGCTCCAGGTGCTGCGCGGCGCGGGGGATTGGGCCCAGGCGGGGCTGGAGCGCTCGCTGGAGGAGGTGGCCCTGTTGCACCGCTGGCGCCAGGGCTGGGTGCTCAGTCTGGGGCTGCTGTGCGTGCTGGTGCTCGGAGGGCTGTCGGTCTGGCTGGCGCGCGGGGTAGTGGGGCCGCTCACGCGCCTGACGGCGGTGACCACGCGCATCGCGACCGAGGGGGACCTGTCCCAGCGCATCGACGTGAACTCGCGGGACGAGCTCGGCGAGCTGGCGCGGGGCATCGAGGCGCTGGTGACGCGGCTGCGCACGGTGCCGGTGACGCTGCGGGGCACCGTGGACGAGCTGACGTGGGCGGCCGGGCGGCTCACCGAGGCGAGCCAGCGGCAGGTGACGTTCCTGGGCCATCTGTCCAACTCCCTGGCCGAGGTGGAGGGGATGACGCGGCAGATCGCCCAGACGGCGAGCCAGGCGGCGGGGCGGGCCGAGGTGGTGTTGAAGGTGGCGGGGCAGGCGGATCAGTTCAGCGCCCTGGGGCGGGGCTCCATCGAGACCAGCGCGCGGGGGTTGCAGCAGCTGAGCACGCGCGTGGAGGAGATGATGCGCAGCGTGGCGAACCTGTCGGAGCAGGCGGCGCGCGCGGGGGAGATCATCGGCAGCGTGCGCGACCTGGCGGACCAGTCGAACGTGCTGGCGCTCAACGCCTCCATCGAGGCGGCGCGCGCGGGCGAGGAGGGGCGGGGCTTCGCGGTGGTGGCGCGCGAGATGCGGGCGCTCAGTGGCCAGTCGCTGCAGAGCACCCAGCGCATCGGGAAGATCCTGCTGGAGATCAACCAGGCCATCCGCAACGCGGTGTCGATCGCGGAGCAGGACAGCCAGCAGGTGGACGCGGGCATCTCCCAGGTGATGACGTCGGCGGAGCGGTTGAAGGAAATCACCACGGTGGTGAACGAGAGCGGCAAGGCGGCCCGGCAGATCGTCGCGTCGGTGAAGCAGCAGAACGTGGGCATCGAGCAGCTCCACCAGGTGATCGCCACGTTGACGGACCGGATGAGCGCGGTGTCCGAGTCGACGCGGGACGCGAAGGAGGCGGTGGGCCAGGTGAACCAGTCCCTGGACAAGCTCAAGCAGGTGGCGGCCCGCTTCCACGACTGAGCGGGCCTTCAGAGCTCACGCGGAGGGCCTCGCCCCCGGATCGTCCGGCTATCCTCGGGATGGGCCCGTGAAGGGTCACCCCCCTTGGAGGTGTGCGCGTGGGACTGCTGGTGGACGGCGAGTGGAAGAAGGACTGGTACGCCCCGGATGACGCCGGGCGGTTCGTGCGTCCGAAGACGCGCTTCCGGGACCAGGTGTCCGCGAACGGGCAGGGGCGCTTCCCGGTGGAGCCGGGCCGCTATCACCTCTATGTGTCCACGGCCTGTCCCTGGGCCTCGCGCACGCTCATCATCCGCGCCGTGAAGGGGCTGGAGGAGGCGGTGGGCGTCACGGTGGTGGACCCGCGCATGGGCGAGGACGGCTGGAGCTTCGAGGGCTATCCCGGCTCGGACCAGGACCGGCTCCATGGGGCGCGCTACCTGCGGGAAATCTACCAGCGCGCGGATCCCCACTACACGGGCCGCGTGACGGTGCCGGTGCTCTGGGACACGCGCGAGCGGACGATCGTCAACAACGAGTCGCGCGAGGTGCTGCGGATGCTCGACACCGAGTTCCATGCGCTCGCCCGCGAACCCGTGACGCTCTGGCCCGAGGCCCTGCGCGAGCGGGTGGACGAGACGATCACCGCGCTCTACGAGCCGGTGAACAACGGTGTGTACCGGGCGGGCTTCGCCAAGAGCCAGGATGCCTATGAGAAGGCCTGCCGCGAGCTGTTCACCGCGCTGGAGGGCTGGGAGCAGGTGTTGTCCCGGCAGCGCTACCTCTGCGGAGACGTGCTCACCGAGGCGGACGTGTGTCTGTACACGACGCTCGTGCGCTTCGACCTCGTCTACTACGCGCACTTCAAGTGCAACCTGTCACGTCTCCAGGACTTCCCGAACCTCTGGAACTACCTGCTCGATCTGTACCAGACGCGGGGCTTCGCGGAGACGACGGACCTGGAGCACATCAAGGTGCACTACTACTGGAGCCAGGACGCGGTGAACCCCACGCGGATCGTTCCGCTGGGGCCCCGGGTGGACCTGCGTGCTCCCCATGACCGGGACCGGTGGGGGCCTCGACGGCTGGCACCCCTTCCGGTCCCCGCTTCCGGCCGCTCCTGAGGCCCGAGCGGCTCAGCGCTTGAAGATGCCCTTGAGCTTGTCCTTCGCTTTCTCCTCGGCCTTCTTGCGCGCGGCCTCCGCTTCCTGGCGGGCCTTCTCCTCCAGCTCCTGCTTGCGCTTCTCCGCC
This genomic window contains:
- a CDS encoding methyl-accepting chemotaxis protein, which translates into the protein MTFKQKASVLPMVATLFLLLILAIVLLVGRDVYRLNARIIHGYSPAIASMRQFDSLASLLRWHLRDQSPAGDAARRAAMLQLAAEFERELARVQDNPVMEPGRLRMMREAFEAFWEVSQRAGPGEMDLVLERHAALLQVLRGAGDWAQAGLERSLEEVALLHRWRQGWVLSLGLLCVLVLGGLSVWLARGVVGPLTRLTAVTTRIATEGDLSQRIDVNSRDELGELARGIEALVTRLRTVPVTLRGTVDELTWAAGRLTEASQRQVTFLGHLSNSLAEVEGMTRQIAQTASQAAGRAEVVLKVAGQADQFSALGRGSIETSARGLQQLSTRVEEMMRSVANLSEQAARAGEIIGSVRDLADQSNVLALNASIEAARAGEEGRGFAVVAREMRALSGQSLQSTQRIGKILLEINQAIRNAVSIAEQDSQQVDAGISQVMTSAERLKEITTVVNESGKAARQIVASVKQQNVGIEQLHQVIATLTDRMSAVSESTRDAKEAVGQVNQSLDKLKQVAARFHD
- a CDS encoding glutathione S-transferase family protein encodes the protein MGLLVDGEWKKDWYAPDDAGRFVRPKTRFRDQVSANGQGRFPVEPGRYHLYVSTACPWASRTLIIRAVKGLEEAVGVTVVDPRMGEDGWSFEGYPGSDQDRLHGARYLREIYQRADPHYTGRVTVPVLWDTRERTIVNNESREVLRMLDTEFHALAREPVTLWPEALRERVDETITALYEPVNNGVYRAGFAKSQDAYEKACRELFTALEGWEQVLSRQRYLCGDVLTEADVCLYTTLVRFDLVYYAHFKCNLSRLQDFPNLWNYLLDLYQTRGFAETTDLEHIKVHYYWSQDAVNPTRIVPLGPRVDLRAPHDRDRWGPRRLAPLPVPASGRS